In Carya illinoinensis cultivar Pawnee chromosome 9, C.illinoinensisPawnee_v1, whole genome shotgun sequence, the following are encoded in one genomic region:
- the LOC122275087 gene encoding transcription factor bHLH52-like isoform X1 translates to MHDPEIAAEVLMAFDGNSTLADFDPLLDPYKFCYADNSNINLLPYCSTPSDYLTYFSPEIFPQDELQSYQYPKCQKISCGNYHNYSDFAPGFFDGYLPNPSGLLTEIMPEFLAPLPVSSHSCDQHIPESYVKNPTNRVSLSAQSIAARERRRKITEKTQELGKRIPGGTRLNTAEMFHAAFKYVKYLQAQIAVLQIMSDKEPLMHDTKELQDHLLASPLIQEKLYSEAKCLVPKQFLQTLVNDLEIQSKPLMLKDIHQLLRTNAA, encoded by the exons ATGCACGATCCGGAGATCGCAGCAGAAGTCCTCATGGCTTTTGACGGCAATTCAACTCTTGCAGACTTCGATCCATTACTTGACCCCTACAAGTTCTGCTACGCAGACAACTCCAACATTAATCTCCTCCCATACTGCTCTACCCCATCAGATTATTTAACCTACTTCTCACCAGAAATATTTCCTCAAGATGAACTCCAATCCTACCAATACCCGAAGTGCCAGAAGATCAGCTGTGGAAATTATCATAATTACTCGGATTTTGCTCCTGGTTTCTTCGACGGCTATCTCCCAAATCCTTCTGGTCTGCTTACAGAGATAATGCCGGAATTCCTCGCTCCATTGCCTGTATCATCTCATTCCTGCGATCAACATATTCCTGAGAGTTATGTGAAGAATCCCACTAATAGGGTAAGCTTGTCTGCTCAGAGCATTGCTGCTCgcgaaaggagaagaaagataaCAGAGAAGACCCAGGAGCTTGGGAAGCGAATTCCAGGAGGGACTAGGTTGAACACAGCTGAGATGTTCCATGCTGCTTTCAAGTATGTAAAGTACTTGCAGGCTCAAATCGCAGTTCTTCAAATCATG TCCGATAAAGAACCATTAATGCATGATACGAAAGAACTCCAAGATCATCTTCTTGCATCACCCCTTATTCAAGAGAAGTTGTACTCAGAGGCCAAGTGCTTAGTTCCCAAACAGTTTCTTCAAACCTTAGTTAATGATCTTGAAATCCAATCAAAGCCATTGATGCTCAAGGACATTCATCAGTTGCTGCGAACCAATGCAGCTTGA
- the LOC122275087 gene encoding transcription factor bHLH52-like isoform X2, with protein sequence MHDPEIAAEVLMAFDGNSTLADFDPLLDPYKFCYADNSNINLLPYCSTPSDYLTYFSPEIFPQDELQSYQYPKCQKISCGNYHNYSDFAPGFFDGYLPNPSGLLTEIMPEFLAPLPVSSHSCDQHIPESYVKNPTNRVSLSAQSIAARERRRKITEKTQELGKRIPGGTRLNTAEMFHAAFKYVKYLQAQIAVLQIMVYSLYPIKNH encoded by the exons ATGCACGATCCGGAGATCGCAGCAGAAGTCCTCATGGCTTTTGACGGCAATTCAACTCTTGCAGACTTCGATCCATTACTTGACCCCTACAAGTTCTGCTACGCAGACAACTCCAACATTAATCTCCTCCCATACTGCTCTACCCCATCAGATTATTTAACCTACTTCTCACCAGAAATATTTCCTCAAGATGAACTCCAATCCTACCAATACCCGAAGTGCCAGAAGATCAGCTGTGGAAATTATCATAATTACTCGGATTTTGCTCCTGGTTTCTTCGACGGCTATCTCCCAAATCCTTCTGGTCTGCTTACAGAGATAATGCCGGAATTCCTCGCTCCATTGCCTGTATCATCTCATTCCTGCGATCAACATATTCCTGAGAGTTATGTGAAGAATCCCACTAATAGGGTAAGCTTGTCTGCTCAGAGCATTGCTGCTCgcgaaaggagaagaaagataaCAGAGAAGACCCAGGAGCTTGGGAAGCGAATTCCAGGAGGGACTAGGTTGAACACAGCTGAGATGTTCCATGCTGCTTTCAAGTATGTAAAGTACTTGCAGGCTCAAATCGCAGTTCTTCAAATCATGGTATATAGCCTCTA TCCGATAAAGAACCATTAA
- the LOC122276918 gene encoding protein GAMETE EXPRESSED 3-like, with translation MSVQTEVEEPNVRQERYCKGLKREAQFSGVTRYLVDSLSLFFPIQISDDIISFLAQEPSRSAANRLSRPLTGEDGKIYVCSGKNLYAFESNGTISWTINLGYTCHVGMVPVHGGRGKIYLVAENRVMKISFLDIATSPPAAEVFFGPVPDQEGLLEIIGLSVSTMSSSVFINIKNRGLFAYLTRGQLLWSAGPMLDRYGYRLGCRKNVNGCYFTSVPMVDQCEASIYISNTEGELYCLSIRSPNLKWIQDFSSLDKIFTITPGNNGRLYVTVPAKALLLALDASSGTVLWQRSIGPLSTAEFTPVVDSNGWVSIGSLDGFLYSFSPTGMLRKFSKEHALHFVVQVGPLLDCSGYAVYLSQTEMEGKISRTIDEYTYVSAMRPKTVIFTLLVPATGTIYWSESSLGEFSSLLSESDLRQFVVDEGILLAFLAASKIGSPLQCRSKYQKLASSCSQASPKHIVIYTGNERAIIWFLLFESAVLVILAGIVRFCCVFWRKKKLQGQNLGSFLEKRRSLQLKKKVFDRTITELKQKAAEEVVANEVAEKLGEMVREREGVERKLSTTYSLGRDRAGSLSKSLLPLYDGKARSYSFQDVMKESVTIFHTLSDTTSGESSSEGSEFHNEESAAKAKAPMEAESSRDEGSFGRDYGRSPLEITASSSRGLPIHFQTKEQEAGEVKIMHDEEEIESTRSTGSRLRSKRRKALSSTN, from the exons ATGTCGGTGCAAACTGAAGTTGAAGAACCAAACGTACGTCAAGAGAGGTACTGCAAAGGCTTGAAGCGAGAG GCGCAG TTTTCTGGGGTTACAAGATATTTGGTTGATTCGCTTTCTTTGTTCTTTCCCATTCAAATTTCTGATGACATCATTTCCTTTCTAGCACAAGAGCCTTCTAGAAGTGCTGCAAACAGGCTTTCGAGACCTTTGACTGGAGAAGATGGGAAGATTTACGTTTGTTCAGGGAAGAATTTGTATGCATTTGAAAGTAATGGTACCATTTCTTGGACCATAAATCTTGGGTACACATGCCATGTTGGTATGGTTCCAGTTCATGGCGGTCGAGGGAAG ATATATTTAGTCGCAGAAAACAGAGTCATGAAGATAAGCTTTTTAGACATTGCAACTTCCCCACCTGCTGCTGAAGTTTTCTTTGGTCCAGTACCAGATCAAGAAGGACTGCTTGAAATTATTGGGCTCTCAGTAAGCACAATGAGTTCATCTGTATTTATCAATATCAAGAATCGAGGACTTTTTGCATACTTGACACGCGGACAACTACTTTGGAGTGCCGGACCTATGCTTGACCGATATGGCTACCGTCTAGGTTGCCGGAAAAATGTTAATGGTTGTTATTTTACTTCGGTGCCCATGGTTGATCAATGCGAAGCTAGTATATAT ATTTCAAATACTGAAGGGGAATTATATTGTCTGTCGATTCGTAGCCCAAACCTCAAATGGATCCAGGATTTTAGTTCACTCGACAAAATTTTCACCATCACCCCTGGAAACAATGGTCGTTTGTATGTCACTGTACCAGCTAAGGCCCTTCTGCTGGCACTAGATGCTTCTTCCGGTACTGTTTTATGGCAGAGAAGTATCGGTCCCTTGAGTACAGCAGAATTCACACCAGTTGTGGATTCTAATG GTTGGGTATCCATTGGCTCACTAGATGGGTTCCTATACTCATTTTCACCGACTGGGATGCTTAGGAAGTTTTCAAAAGAACATGCACTGCATTTTGTTGTTCAAGTTGGTCCACTCCTTGACTGTTCTGGCTATGCAGTTTATCTTTCTCAGACAGAAATGGAGGGAAAGATCAGCCGCACAATTGATGAATACACTTACGTCTCAGCAATGCGACCGAAAACTGTAATCTTCACTCTGTTGGTTCCAGCAACTGGGACCATCTATTGGTCTGAAAGCTCTCTTG GTGAGTTCTCGTCCTTATTATCTGAGAGTGATTTGCGCCAATTTGTAGTCGACGAGGGGATCCTTCTTGCTTTCTTAGCTGCCTCAA AGATCGGCAGCCCACTGCAATGTCGCAGCAAAT ATCAGAAGCTTGCATCCAGCTGCTCGCAAGCAAGTCCCAAGCATATCGTCATCTACACAG GTAACGAAAGAGCAATAATATGGTTTCTGCTATTTGAATCTGCTGTACTCGTCATTCTAGCTGGGATTGTACGATTCTGTTGTGTATTTTGGAGGAAAAAGAAGCTTCAAGGTCAAAACCTTGGAAGTTTCCTAGAAAAGCGA CGTTCCCTCCAGCTAAAAAAGAAAGTCTTCGACAGGACAATTACAGAGCTTAAGCAGAAAGCAGCAGAGGAGGTAGTGGCCAATGAAGTTGCTGAAAAGTTGGGGGAGATGGTACGAGAAAGGGAAGGCGTAGAGAGGAAGCTCTCAACAACATACAGTCTGGGCAGAGATAGGGCTGGATCTCTCTCAAAATCTTTGCTTCCACTTTATGATGGGAAAGCAAGGAGCTACTCTTTTCAAGATGTAATGAAAGAGAGCGTGACAATATTCCACACACTCAGTGACACTACTTCTGGAGAAAGCAGCAGCGAGGGCTCGGAATTTCACAATGAGGAATCAGCAGCAAAGGCAAAGGCACCCATGGAAGCGGAAAGCTCACGCGATGAAGGGAGCTTTGGAAGAGACTACGGGAGAAGTCCGTTAGAGATCACAGCATCAAGTTCAAGAGGCTTACCGATCCATTTCCAAACAAAGGAGCAAGAAGCGGGGGAAGTGAAGATCATGCATGATGAGGAGGAAATTGAATCCACCCGATCAACTGGTAGCAGATTAAGGTCAAAGAGAAGGAAGGCCCTATCTTCAACAAATTAG
- the LOC122277688 gene encoding LRR receptor-like serine/threonine-protein kinase ER1: MASISASTLLFFSLVFSLSPVILSASVVEDLTKLQPPPDFNSTIMTNCFNNPSLRYCNSSPMDLMEIFRFTIVASHLCNESKNPNCADSFPKIDLRSRPKVAPLYLSFSFFWKYCPLTILLIDLSNNSLKGSFPIEVLNCTQIQALDLSHNKLSGDVPVQSFSSLTNLIVLNLSYNHFSESKMSDTEFFKRFNASSFLHSGLLPDRKKFSMKVVLLLVCFPILVIVTVGCFGCLCLRRPDFLPRMFRRKNKFTPPMLKAATGGFSRKNLVGKSEGVDIYKGVLRDGTEVRIEIYWDDMSRESRRRFIEECKVVTQLCHKNMVQVLGWCNSRRMRAIVTEWMDGKNVEIWISESAPPWKQRLKILMGVVNGMCYLQEEWPEVGYDLRTSSVLLSDELEPLISRFKLGDQSSSSRKIYEFGLFLLEILVNKIPSGHEFQSSEHGFIDHVRMHYPRNLRKVIDEKIKMTERIFDQAEKVIGLGLMCTDQSGSHHHLQLGQISNIITRAYESWDVLDSPVQNRSYVDKGKGHKHTQ; the protein is encoded by the exons ATGGCTTCCATTTCTGCAAGTACTCTTCTGTTCTTCTCCCTAGTTTTTTCCTTATCTCCTGTTATACTCTCAGCATCAGTGGTGGAAGACCTCACCAAATTACAACCACCCCCAGATTTCAACTCCACAATCATGACCAACTGCTTCAATAACCCATCTTTAAGATACTGTAACTCCTCGCCTATGGACCTTATGGAAATCTTCAGATTCACAATTGTTGCAAGCCATCTTTGCAATGAGTCCAAGAACCCAAACTGTGCGGACTCATTCCCCAAAATAGACCTCCGAAGCCGCCCGAAGGTTGCGCCACTCTACTTGTCGTTCAGTTTCTTCTGGAAGTACTGCCCATTGACTATCCTATTGATTGATTTGTCTAATAATTCTTTGAAGGGTAGTTTTCCGATTGAGGTCCTCAACTGCACCCAGATCCAAGCCCTTGATTTGAGCCATAATAAGCTTTCTGGTGATGTCCCTGTACAGAGCTTCTCCTCCCTTACCAACCTTATAGTTCTTAATCTCTCGTACAATCACTTTTCTGAAAGTAAAATGTCTGACACCGAGTTCTTTAAAAGGTTTAATGCTTCTAGTTTTCTTCATTCGGGCCTCCTTCCAGACCGGAAGAAGTTTAGTATGAAGGTTGTACTCTTATTGGTTTGTTTTCCTATCTTAGTGATTGTGACAGTCGGTTGCTTCGGGTGTCTCTGTCTCCGAAGACCTGATTTTCTACCCAGAATGTTTCGTAGAAAGAACAAGTTCACACCACCGATGCTTAAGGCAGCAACTGGGGGGTTTTCCAGGAAGAATTTGGTGGGAAAGAGCGAGGGTGTTGATATCTACAAAGGAGTTCTGAGAGACGGTACTGAAGTGAGGATTGAGATCTACTGGGATGACATGTCAAGGGAAAGCCGACGGAGATTTATTGAAGAATGCAAAGTTGTTACTCAATTATGCCACAAGAACATGGTACAGGTTTTGGGTTGGTGTAATAGCCGAAGAATGAGGGCTATTGTCACAGAATGGATGGATGGCAAGAATGTCGAGATATGGATATCAGAGTCAGCTCCCCCATGGAAGCAAAGGCTAAAAATACTGATGGGAGTAGTGAATGGCATGTGCTATCTGCAGGAAGAATGGCCTGAAGTTGGGTATGATCTCAGGACAAGCAGTGTTTTGTTATCTGATGAACTAGAGCCACTGATTTCAAGGTTTAAGCTTGGAGATCAAAGTAGTAGTTCAAGGA AGATTTATGAGTTCGGATTATTCCTACTGGAGATATTAGTGAACAAAATACCAAGTGGTCATGAGTTCCAGAGTAGTGAGCATGGATTTATTGATCATGTCAGAATGCATTATCCTAGAAATTTGAGGAAGGTGATTGATGAGAAAATTAAAATGACAGAACGCATATTTGACCAAGCTGAAAAGGTAATTGGCCTAGGTTTAATGTGCACAGATCAGTCAGGCAGTCATCATCATCTACAGTTGGGTCAGAtttctaatattattactaGAGCCTATGAATCCTGGGATGTTTTGGACTCTCCTGTCCAGAATAGATCATATGTAGATAAAGGTAAGGGACACAAGCACACACAATGA